A single region of the Austwickia chelonae genome encodes:
- a CDS encoding dipeptide/oligopeptide/nickel ABC transporter permease/ATP-binding protein, which produces MRSELTSRLESSPGTRIGALRTLPRSTQIALGLISLIVLMALAAPLVAGDPLATGTPVQAPGGEHLFGTDAIGRDVFARVVWGARSSLVIGIFATLVALVVAAILGSVAATGNRIVSEVLMRLLDIIMSFPGVALAAVFVAVFGNSVPVLVLAIGFLYVPQLSRVIRANVLDQFGEDYVAASRVMGARVPYILAKHVARNCIAPILVFATVLVADAIVFEASLSFINAGVKPPDPSWGNILSDGKQVLLSGHWWPTFFPGLMILITVLALNVLAEGLTDAMASPATRKAAAIDAEEKALEQAAAAEADGVRMLGLTDERTAKDLLSVSLSALRTSEMVRSDRLQYTGQAEPILRVENLSISFPSAHGDVDIVDNVSFEVRPGETMGLVGESGCGKSITSMAIMGLLPQTARISGRIMMGEQNLLELDEKAHNELRGHHMAMVYQDALSSLNPSMVVRRQLTQLTRRGGTRTPEELMELVGLDPKRTLSSYPHELSGGQRQRVLIAMALTRNPQLIIADEPTTALDVTVQQQVVDLLNELREQLGFAMVFVSHDLALVAQLAHRITVMYAGQVVEQGATRAILTNPKHEYTQGLLGSVLSIESGSRRLYQVPGTVPSPAEFVSGDRFAPRSSYPTIGLGEKPYLRKISDELGTDVDHLYATTNALEAVLKGERR; this is translated from the coding sequence ATGCGATCCGAACTCACCTCACGGCTCGAATCGTCCCCGGGCACGAGAATCGGGGCGCTACGCACGCTGCCCCGTTCCACCCAGATCGCACTCGGCCTGATCAGCCTGATCGTCCTGATGGCCCTCGCCGCGCCCTTGGTCGCCGGCGACCCCCTGGCCACCGGGACACCGGTCCAGGCACCAGGTGGCGAGCACCTCTTCGGCACCGATGCCATCGGCCGGGACGTCTTCGCCCGCGTCGTCTGGGGCGCCCGCTCCTCACTGGTCATCGGTATCTTCGCGACCCTGGTCGCCCTGGTGGTCGCCGCGATCCTCGGCTCCGTCGCCGCCACCGGTAACCGGATCGTCTCCGAAGTACTCATGCGGCTGCTCGACATCATCATGAGCTTCCCCGGAGTCGCCCTCGCCGCGGTCTTCGTCGCCGTCTTCGGCAACTCCGTGCCCGTTCTCGTCCTGGCCATCGGCTTCCTGTACGTGCCTCAGCTCTCCCGGGTCATCCGAGCCAATGTCCTCGACCAGTTCGGCGAGGACTATGTCGCCGCCAGCAGGGTGATGGGCGCCCGGGTGCCCTACATCCTCGCCAAGCACGTGGCGCGCAACTGCATCGCTCCGATCCTGGTGTTCGCCACCGTGCTGGTCGCCGACGCGATCGTCTTCGAAGCCTCGCTGTCGTTCATCAACGCCGGTGTGAAGCCGCCGGACCCCAGCTGGGGAAACATCCTCTCCGACGGTAAGCAGGTGCTCCTGAGCGGGCACTGGTGGCCGACCTTCTTCCCCGGACTGATGATCCTGATCACCGTCCTGGCGCTGAACGTCCTCGCCGAGGGGCTCACCGACGCGATGGCCAGCCCGGCGACTCGGAAAGCCGCCGCGATCGATGCCGAGGAGAAAGCACTCGAGCAGGCCGCTGCTGCAGAGGCCGACGGCGTGCGCATGCTCGGCCTGACCGACGAGCGCACCGCCAAGGACCTGCTCTCGGTCAGCCTCAGCGCGCTACGGACCTCCGAAATGGTGCGCAGCGACCGCCTCCAGTACACGGGTCAGGCCGAACCGATTCTGCGCGTGGAGAACCTGTCGATCTCCTTCCCCTCCGCCCACGGCGACGTCGACATCGTCGACAATGTCTCCTTCGAGGTCCGCCCCGGAGAAACCATGGGCCTGGTCGGCGAGTCCGGCTGCGGGAAGTCGATCACCTCGATGGCGATCATGGGCTTGCTGCCCCAGACCGCGCGCATCTCCGGACGCATCATGATGGGCGAGCAGAACCTGCTCGAACTCGACGAGAAAGCCCACAACGAGCTGCGCGGCCACCACATGGCCATGGTCTACCAGGACGCGCTCAGCTCGCTGAACCCCTCGATGGTGGTGCGACGCCAGCTCACCCAGCTCACCCGCCGAGGTGGCACCCGCACCCCCGAAGAACTGATGGAACTGGTCGGCCTCGACCCCAAGAGGACCCTCAGCTCCTACCCGCACGAGCTCTCCGGCGGCCAGCGCCAGCGCGTCCTCATCGCCATGGCGCTCACCCGGAACCCGCAGCTCATCATCGCGGACGAGCCCACCACCGCCCTCGACGTCACCGTGCAGCAGCAGGTCGTCGACCTGCTCAATGAGCTGCGTGAACAGCTCGGCTTCGCGATGGTCTTCGTCAGCCACGACCTCGCACTGGTCGCCCAGCTGGCCCACCGGATCACCGTCATGTACGCCGGACAGGTCGTCGAACAAGGCGCCACCCGGGCCATCCTGACCAACCCGAAGCACGAGTACACCCAGGGGCTTCTCGGCTCGGTGCTCTCCATCGAGTCCGGTTCACGCCGTCTCTACCAGGTGCCGGGCACCGTGCCCAGCCCCGCCGAGTTCGTCTCCGGCGACCGCTTCGCGCCCCGCTCCTCGTACCCGACCATCGGCCTGGGCGAGAAGCCTTACCTGCGCAAGATCTCCGATGAACTCGGCACCGACGTCGACCACCTCTACGCGACCACGAACGCCCTGGAGGCAGTGCTGAAGGGAGAACGCCGATGA
- a CDS encoding ABC transporter ATP-binding protein codes for MNTPSEKSEAYEEYDGYDEYATWEPEPEAPADQGEPDADPLLELRGVQVVHRSRSSTFLKPERVQALRGVDFRAYRGETVGIVGESGCGKTTLARVMVGLQAPTKGEVHFRGAPMKHNANARRVLGRTVSMVFQDPSTALNPRMIVREQLLDPLRVHGIGDENYRRHRVEELMHLVGLPLSALDVLPRQISGGQRQRVAIARALALDPELIIADEPTSALDVSVRAQVLNLLTDLKNELGLGLVFISHDINTVRYISDRIAVMYRGGIVESGPAERLFHDPRGEYTRSLLLSTPSLLNHDPEPWEDK; via the coding sequence ATGAACACGCCGTCGGAGAAGAGCGAGGCCTACGAGGAGTACGACGGCTACGACGAGTACGCCACGTGGGAGCCAGAGCCGGAAGCCCCCGCCGACCAGGGTGAACCGGATGCAGATCCGCTACTCGAACTGCGCGGAGTGCAGGTCGTCCACCGCTCCCGCAGCAGCACCTTCCTCAAGCCCGAACGAGTCCAGGCCCTGCGCGGCGTCGACTTCCGGGCCTACCGCGGGGAGACCGTCGGAATCGTTGGTGAATCTGGCTGTGGCAAAACGACACTCGCCAGGGTGATGGTCGGCCTGCAGGCGCCCACCAAGGGTGAGGTCCACTTCAGGGGCGCACCCATGAAACACAACGCCAACGCGCGCCGTGTGCTGGGACGCACCGTCTCCATGGTCTTCCAGGACCCCTCGACCGCGCTGAACCCCCGCATGATCGTCCGGGAACAGCTCCTCGACCCGCTACGGGTCCACGGCATCGGTGACGAGAACTACCGCAGACACCGGGTCGAAGAACTGATGCACCTGGTCGGCCTGCCCCTGTCCGCCCTCGACGTCCTGCCCCGGCAGATCTCCGGTGGACAACGTCAACGTGTCGCGATCGCGCGGGCGCTCGCTCTCGACCCCGAACTGATCATCGCGGACGAGCCCACGTCAGCGCTCGACGTCTCGGTGCGGGCCCAGGTGTTGAACCTGCTCACTGACCTGAAGAACGAACTGGGTCTGGGATTGGTGTTCATCTCCCACGACATCAACACGGTGCGCTATATCTCCGACCGGATCGCCGTGATGTACCGCGGCGGCATCGTCGAATCAGGTCCGGCTGAACGACTCTTCCACGATCCCCGTGGCGAGTACACCCGTTCCTTGCTGCTCTCCACCCCCTCGCTACTGAACCATGACCCGGAACCTTGGGAGGACAAGTGA
- a CDS encoding dihydrodipicolinate synthase family protein, translating into MNSPFRGVIPPLVTPLTASGELDLASLERLIARLLDGGVHGIFALGSSGEVAFFDDDMRARVLDAVTGIVADQVPVLAGCIDMQTHRVISHVRAAEKAGVAGVVVTAPFYAITGPEEVRHHFTAIGEAANVPVLAYDIPVCVHTKLSPEMLMDLAQSGAIVGVKDSSGDDVSFRRLALQNRTLGEPLALFTGHEVVVDGAYLSGAHGCVPGLGNVDPAGYVRLHTAAQAGDWEQVRLEQDRLAQLMEIAFAPVGKVGPAAGVGSFKTALHLLGVFDTNTMSAPMTALEGSNVDAVHDVLCRVGLL; encoded by the coding sequence GTGAACTCGCCTTTCCGCGGCGTCATTCCGCCGCTCGTCACACCGTTGACGGCCAGCGGTGAACTCGACCTGGCCTCCCTGGAGCGACTCATCGCCAGATTGCTCGACGGTGGGGTCCACGGCATCTTCGCCCTCGGATCCTCCGGCGAAGTGGCCTTCTTCGACGACGACATGCGTGCCCGGGTCCTCGATGCCGTGACCGGCATCGTCGCCGACCAGGTCCCGGTCCTCGCCGGATGCATCGACATGCAGACCCACCGGGTCATCTCCCACGTCCGAGCGGCAGAGAAAGCCGGGGTCGCCGGCGTCGTCGTCACCGCGCCCTTCTACGCCATCACCGGCCCCGAAGAGGTCCGCCACCACTTCACCGCCATCGGAGAAGCGGCGAATGTCCCTGTGCTGGCCTACGACATCCCGGTCTGTGTCCACACGAAGCTCAGCCCGGAGATGCTGATGGACCTGGCTCAGAGCGGGGCCATCGTCGGGGTGAAGGACTCTTCCGGAGACGACGTCTCCTTCCGCCGTCTCGCCCTGCAGAACCGGACTCTGGGGGAGCCTCTCGCCCTGTTCACCGGGCATGAGGTCGTCGTCGACGGTGCCTACCTGTCCGGCGCACACGGCTGCGTCCCCGGGCTGGGCAATGTCGACCCCGCCGGGTACGTGCGACTGCACACCGCAGCCCAAGCCGGAGACTGGGAGCAGGTCCGTCTGGAACAGGACCGGCTCGCCCAGCTGATGGAGATCGCTTTCGCCCCCGTCGGCAAGGTCGGCCCCGCAGCAGGAGTCGGCTCGTTCAAGACGGCGCTGCACCTGCTGGGTGTCTTCGACACCAACACGATGAGCGCACCGATGACGGCCTTGGAAGGATCCAATGTCGACGCGGTGCACGATGTGCTCTGCCGGGTCGGGCTTCTCTAA
- a CDS encoding ROK family protein has translation MNDSPMSTAELTLAVDIGGTKIAAALVDPAGRILDRRGARTPAESGAAAVLDCALDLGREITAGHRIDVVGIGSAGVIDPCTGTVTHATDALPGWPGTPLAKAFAHAFAVPARALNDVHAHALGEARYGAGRGHRSMLLVAVGTGIGGAQVMNGSVLFGEHFVAGHIGHLAAPEAQGIRCSCGRDGHLEGLASGPGILAAFRRAGGEAEDTRAVVALASRSTAQTEDPSAALAARTLDICGRATGRVIGGLANILDPAVIILTGGVADIGETWWRSVREGMAVEAMDAVADTPLLPASAGQDAALLGAAVFAQDRLSGVG, from the coding sequence ATGAACGACTCACCGATGTCCACAGCGGAGCTCACCCTCGCCGTGGACATCGGCGGGACCAAGATCGCCGCAGCCCTCGTCGACCCCGCCGGTCGGATCCTCGACCGTCGGGGGGCCCGCACTCCCGCCGAGAGCGGGGCCGCAGCCGTCCTCGACTGCGCACTGGACCTCGGTCGAGAAATCACCGCCGGGCACCGGATCGACGTCGTCGGGATCGGATCAGCCGGAGTCATCGACCCCTGCACCGGCACGGTCACCCATGCCACCGATGCCCTGCCCGGCTGGCCCGGAACACCTCTGGCCAAGGCCTTCGCCCACGCCTTCGCCGTTCCTGCCCGTGCCCTGAACGACGTCCACGCCCACGCGCTGGGCGAAGCCCGCTACGGCGCGGGACGAGGACACCGCTCGATGTTGCTCGTCGCCGTCGGCACCGGCATCGGCGGCGCACAGGTCATGAACGGTTCGGTCCTCTTCGGCGAACATTTCGTCGCCGGACATATCGGCCACCTCGCTGCACCCGAAGCCCAAGGCATCCGCTGCAGCTGCGGACGCGACGGCCACCTCGAAGGACTGGCCTCCGGTCCGGGGATCCTCGCAGCCTTCCGGAGAGCCGGCGGAGAAGCCGAGGACACCCGTGCCGTCGTCGCCCTCGCGTCCCGCAGCACAGCACAGACCGAGGACCCGTCAGCCGCCCTCGCCGCCCGCACCCTGGACATCTGTGGCCGCGCCACCGGACGAGTCATCGGCGGCCTTGCGAACATCCTCGACCCGGCAGTGATCATCCTCACCGGAGGTGTCGCCGACATCGGTGAGACCTGGTGGCGATCGGTCCGTGAAGGCATGGCGGTCGAGGCGATGGACGCCGTCGCCGACACCCCGCTGCTGCCCGCCAGCGCAGGACAGGACGCTGCACTTCTCGGCGCAGCGGTTTTCGCTCAAGACCGGCTATCCGGGGTTGGCTGA
- a CDS encoding potassium channel family protein, with the protein MTERPVSLTDDDVARGVTLPEKVASPWRRLAHRLGAALAILVGTVLVVYLDSDGYRDANGDGISLSDAIYYVTVTLSTTGYGDIAPATDMARLINAFVVTPARIIFLVLLIGTTLEVLAAESRHELRVSRWRKRMNKHVVLVGYGIKGRSAAATLISSGRRRDEIVVVDASEEARLDALADGHAVVAGDATRREVLSRAGIEKADRVILATERDDTNILISLTIRRMNASVFIAAAVRDHNNAALMKQSGADSVIVSADSAGRMLGSSAVSPQLGVVLEDLITHGEGIEMAQRDALASEVGSRPTMLADRVIAVIRDGDLMYYFEPSVGQVQRGDKLIVVRSSVERPWAPRPGTHGERTSTEDED; encoded by the coding sequence GTGACCGAGAGGCCGGTATCCCTCACCGATGACGACGTCGCCCGTGGGGTGACCCTCCCGGAGAAAGTCGCCTCCCCGTGGCGCCGCTTGGCGCACCGGTTGGGCGCGGCTCTAGCGATTCTGGTGGGCACGGTGTTGGTGGTCTACCTGGACAGCGACGGCTACCGCGATGCCAATGGGGATGGCATCAGCCTCAGCGATGCCATCTATTACGTCACGGTGACTCTGAGCACCACCGGGTACGGCGATATCGCCCCAGCCACCGATATGGCCCGGCTGATCAACGCTTTCGTGGTGACGCCGGCTCGCATCATCTTTCTGGTGTTGCTGATCGGCACGACCTTGGAGGTGCTCGCTGCGGAGAGCCGTCACGAACTTCGTGTCTCGCGTTGGAGGAAACGGATGAACAAGCACGTCGTGCTGGTCGGTTACGGGATCAAGGGCCGGAGCGCGGCAGCGACCTTGATCAGCAGTGGTCGGCGCAGGGACGAGATCGTGGTGGTGGATGCCAGCGAGGAGGCCCGGCTGGATGCGCTGGCCGATGGACATGCGGTGGTGGCCGGAGATGCGACCCGCCGTGAGGTGTTGTCCAGGGCAGGCATCGAAAAAGCCGACCGGGTGATCCTGGCGACCGAACGTGACGACACGAACATCCTGATCTCGTTGACGATCCGCCGGATGAATGCTTCGGTGTTCATCGCAGCTGCGGTGCGTGATCACAACAATGCGGCATTGATGAAGCAGAGTGGCGCGGATTCGGTGATCGTCTCGGCCGATTCAGCGGGCCGGATGCTGGGCAGCTCTGCGGTTTCCCCGCAGTTGGGCGTGGTCCTGGAAGATCTCATCACCCACGGTGAGGGGATCGAGATGGCGCAACGGGACGCCCTGGCCAGTGAAGTCGGTTCACGTCCGACGATGTTGGCCGACCGGGTGATCGCGGTGATCCGGGACGGCGATTTGATGTACTACTTCGAGCCCTCGGTAGGACAGGTGCAACGGGGGGACAAGTTGATCGTGGTGCGTTCCTCGGTGGAGCGTCCCTGGGCACCGCGGCCGGGGACGCACGGCGAACGCACCTCGACCGAGGACGAGGACTGA
- a CDS encoding cation:proton antiporter — MNIVVSWLVPALSMVGSFFVLVSAIAMMREGDAISRINVLSPATGLGLPLIVIAGYLHRTAQVGFDAVDLAKLLATLAALLVVSSVASNVLARAAYLSGAPVDTRTIPQDLAVEPEETTR; from the coding sequence ATGAACATCGTCGTCTCCTGGTTGGTCCCAGCCCTGAGCATGGTGGGATCGTTCTTCGTCCTGGTCAGCGCCATCGCGATGATGCGCGAGGGCGATGCGATCTCCCGCATCAATGTGCTCAGCCCAGCGACCGGTCTGGGGCTACCCCTGATCGTCATCGCCGGCTATCTGCATCGCACCGCCCAGGTCGGTTTCGACGCAGTGGATCTGGCGAAGCTTCTAGCCACTTTGGCTGCTTTGCTCGTCGTATCCTCTGTCGCCAGTAATGTATTGGCGCGCGCTGCGTATCTGTCCGGGGCCCCGGTGGATACCAGGACCATCCCGCAGGATCTTGCTGTCGAACCGGAGGAAACAACACGGTGA
- a CDS encoding monovalent cation/H+ antiporter complex subunit F, giving the protein MMIGIWVAAAVLSLAVLIGLYRVATATDGASRAVVGDLVFFSGIGLLVLLGILSDSAAVVDAALLASLLGILATIALARIITRGHR; this is encoded by the coding sequence ATGATGATCGGCATCTGGGTGGCTGCCGCGGTTCTGAGCCTGGCCGTCCTCATCGGCTTGTACCGGGTCGCGACCGCTACCGATGGCGCCAGCCGAGCCGTGGTCGGTGACCTCGTCTTCTTCTCCGGGATCGGTTTGCTGGTGCTCTTGGGCATCCTGAGTGATTCAGCAGCGGTGGTCGACGCTGCGCTGTTGGCGTCCCTGCTGGGCATCCTCGCCACGATTGCACTGGCCCGCATCATCACCCGGGGGCATCGATGA
- a CDS encoding Na+/H+ antiporter subunit E, with protein sequence MKAWYVLSYLFFLVREVLAGSWRITRAALSPRRLSSPAIVEFPLRCRSDFEVTALASSITITPGTLVVGTAAGNDEVPPTLFVHALFSGGREAVLDELRGMETRLLRATRGREIPAPIHAPGERVAALPAEPVDKDHLDEGGAR encoded by the coding sequence ATGAAAGCCTGGTACGTCCTCAGCTATCTGTTCTTCCTGGTCCGTGAAGTCCTTGCCGGTTCGTGGCGGATCACTCGGGCCGCACTGTCGCCGCGGAGACTCTCCTCGCCGGCGATCGTCGAGTTTCCGCTACGTTGCCGTTCGGACTTCGAGGTGACCGCCTTGGCCTCCTCGATCACGATCACCCCGGGAACTCTCGTGGTCGGCACGGCCGCCGGCAACGATGAGGTCCCGCCGACCCTCTTCGTGCATGCGCTGTTCTCCGGCGGGCGCGAAGCGGTACTGGACGAGTTACGTGGCATGGAGACCCGTCTGCTGCGTGCCACCCGTGGTCGGGAGATCCCTGCCCCGATCCACGCCCCCGGCGAACGTGTCGCGGCCTTGCCTGCCGAGCCCGTCGACAAAGATCACCTCGACGAGGGAGGAGCCCGATGA
- a CDS encoding proton-conducting transporter membrane subunit: MTAAALPLFVAVPLAAAALTVVWRQMWLERLLMIGVPLASAVGGLTLIVEHRGTPVIAHGVGGYVAGIAIPFASDTLAAAMIVVTGVSTAASCWFLTSTGEDRYRFVPSLALMLSAGVNGALLTADLFNLFVFIEVMLLPSYALIAVSGNWRRLGIARLFILVNLVTSTFLLMGVGLVYGVGGTANLAALAGRAGEDPRVGAAVVVVLLALAIKGGVVPVHGWLPRAYPATSAGVMALFSGLHTKVALYALYRIYSVTYGGRPAPWMWVFAVVVLLTVVVGSVSTIGERRIRSALAFQMVAGVGHILIGLVVMSSASLAAGLFYLAHHVVTMSALLMSAGAIEHTYGSGRYDRLNGLLHRDPVVAGAMVLGLFSLVGLPPTSGMWGKIGILQSVAELTGRDPLLAWSIIAVVVLASLASLLALQRLWDDVFWGKPMEQYRPDDERTGRGELVPVPAGHRVSARLAAPGVVMMILSVGMFLAAGWLFPVAQDAASGLTDVRLYVEEVLR, from the coding sequence ATGACCGCAGCTGCACTGCCGCTCTTCGTGGCGGTCCCGCTCGCCGCCGCCGCGCTGACCGTGGTCTGGCGGCAGATGTGGCTGGAACGTCTCCTGATGATCGGCGTCCCGCTGGCCTCCGCAGTCGGCGGTCTGACCTTGATCGTGGAACATCGCGGCACCCCCGTGATCGCGCACGGTGTCGGCGGCTATGTCGCCGGGATCGCCATCCCGTTCGCTTCCGACACCCTTGCTGCGGCAATGATCGTGGTGACCGGGGTGTCCACCGCGGCAAGCTGCTGGTTCCTGACCTCGACCGGCGAAGATCGCTACCGTTTCGTGCCCTCGCTGGCCTTGATGCTCAGCGCAGGTGTGAACGGTGCGCTGCTGACCGCTGACCTGTTCAACCTGTTCGTCTTCATCGAAGTGATGCTGCTGCCCTCCTACGCTCTGATCGCGGTGAGCGGCAACTGGCGTCGACTCGGTATCGCTCGCCTTTTCATCCTGGTCAACCTGGTGACCAGCACCTTCCTGTTGATGGGCGTAGGGCTCGTGTACGGGGTCGGCGGAACCGCGAATCTGGCTGCGCTGGCCGGGCGCGCAGGAGAGGACCCGCGGGTCGGCGCCGCCGTCGTGGTGGTGCTGCTGGCCCTGGCCATCAAGGGAGGGGTGGTGCCAGTACATGGTTGGCTGCCCCGCGCCTACCCGGCGACCTCCGCCGGGGTGATGGCACTCTTCAGCGGGCTGCACACCAAGGTCGCCCTGTACGCCCTCTACCGGATCTACTCGGTGACCTACGGCGGCCGCCCGGCTCCCTGGATGTGGGTCTTCGCCGTCGTGGTGCTGCTGACCGTCGTGGTCGGTTCGGTCTCGACCATCGGTGAGCGACGAATCCGCTCGGCCCTGGCCTTCCAGATGGTCGCCGGGGTGGGGCACATCCTCATCGGCCTGGTCGTCATGTCGTCGGCCTCGCTGGCGGCGGGCCTGTTCTATCTGGCCCACCACGTCGTCACCATGTCAGCACTGCTGATGAGCGCCGGGGCCATCGAACACACCTACGGCAGCGGCCGGTACGACCGGTTGAACGGGCTCCTGCACCGTGACCCGGTGGTGGCCGGGGCGATGGTCCTCGGGCTGTTCTCCCTGGTCGGTCTACCGCCGACCTCCGGAATGTGGGGGAAGATCGGGATCCTGCAATCCGTCGCAGAACTCACCGGTCGTGATCCTCTGCTGGCTTGGTCGATCATCGCCGTCGTCGTCCTGGCTTCCTTGGCCTCTCTGCTCGCGCTGCAACGGCTCTGGGACGACGTGTTCTGGGGCAAGCCGATGGAGCAGTACCGCCCGGACGACGAACGGACCGGACGCGGCGAGCTGGTCCCCGTGCCTGCGGGACACCGTGTCTCGGCTCGTCTGGCTGCGCCCGGTGTGGTCATGATGATCCTGTCCGTGGGGATGTTCCTCGCAGCAGGCTGGCTTTTCCCGGTGGCTCAGGACGCTGCGTCCGGGCTGACCGATGTCCGTCTCTACGTGGAGGAGGTACTGCGATGA
- a CDS encoding sodium:proton antiporter, which translates to MILALTVAVLAAGGTYLVLQRSMVRAIFGIGLLSHAGNFVLLTAGVPAWRGEPLSDRTELSAMADPLPQAFVLTAIVITLAVTVIMLMFAVLGHNDDTHLMPSTGETHDS; encoded by the coding sequence ATGATCCTCGCGCTGACAGTGGCCGTCCTGGCCGCAGGAGGCACCTACCTGGTGTTGCAGCGAAGCATGGTCCGCGCCATCTTCGGAATCGGGCTGCTGAGCCACGCCGGAAACTTCGTCCTGCTCACCGCCGGAGTGCCCGCCTGGCGCGGCGAGCCGCTGTCCGACCGGACCGAGCTGTCCGCCATGGCCGACCCGCTTCCCCAGGCCTTCGTCCTGACGGCCATCGTGATCACCCTGGCCGTCACCGTGATCATGCTGATGTTCGCCGTCCTGGGACATAACGACGACACCCATCTGATGCCTTCGACCGGAGAGACCCACGACTCATGA